The Anaerolineae bacterium genome contains the following window.
ACAGGGCACCTGGGAAGAAGCTGTCTGGCCCGGCTTTGATGTGACCCAGGGCCGCGACTACGACATGGCCGTGTGGGGCTGGTCAGCCCCTGTCCAGGCTGACCCGATCCGCATCTCGCAACTGATTCACTCCGATCCGGCGCTCGGCTCGCTCAACCTGACGGGCTTTGTCAACGAACGGGCGGATGCGCTCTCAGCGCAACTGAACAGCGAAACCGACCCTGCCGTGCAAAAGCAGTTGCTGGACGAATTGCAGCTCATCATTGCTGACCAGCTGCCGTTTGTGCTGCTGCTGTACCCGGATGGAGCGTACGCTTACCGCGCTTCAGTTTATGACGACTGGGCCTTTATGAACGGCCAGGGCATCTTCCACAAGCTTTCGCTGCTGCCGGAAGCAGCCCGCCCGTAACCGCTGAAACCGGAGTCTGCCGATGCTCAGCCAGGCTCGCGGAGGCCGCGCCGTCCAGTACCTGATCGTGCTGGTCGTGGCCATTACGCTCAACTTCTTCCTCCCGCGGCTGATGCCCGGCAATCCGCTGGCCCTGCTGGCGGGGGTGGATGTCGGGCTGCTGAAACCGGAAGAGCGGGCGCAGATCATTGAAGGGGCCGGCCTCGACCGGCCCCTCGGCGAGCAGTATCTGCGCTACTGGGGCGACCTGCTGCAGGGCGACCTGGGCTATTCCTACCGCCAGAAGCGCCCCATCGTCGACCTGCTGCTGGAACGGCTACCCTGGACACTGCTGCTTTCCGGCGCGGCCTTACTGCTCTCGGCGGTGGTGGGGATCACCACCGGGGCGATCTCGGCCTGGCGGCGGGCCAGGGCGATTGACCTGGGCCTGCTGTGGACGATGATCGTGGTCAACTCGCTGCCTTCCTTCTGGCTGGGGATGCTGTTGATCGCGGTGGTGGCGGTGCAACTGGGGTTATTGCCGTCATTCGGCGCGGTCACGCCAGCCTCCGGCTACAGCGGCTGGACGCACGTAGTTGATGTGCTGCGGCACGCCATTCTACCGGTGATCACCCTCTCGGTGATCAGCGTGCCCGACATCTACCTGACCATGCGCTATACCATGCTGGGCGTGCTGGGCGAAGACTTCATCCGCACAGCCCGCGCCAAAGGGCTTAGCGAACGGCGCATCCTCTTCGCCCATGTCATCCCGAACGCCCTGGCGCCGGTGGTGACCGTGCTGACGCTGCGGCTGGGTTACGCTTTTGGTGGCGCGGCAGTGATTGAGACCGTATTCTCCTACCCCGGCCTGGGCCGCCTGATCTTCGAGGCGGTCAGCGGGCGCGACTACCCCGTGATGCAGGCCGCGTTCCTGCTGTTCACCGTAGCCGTCCTGCTGGCTAACCTGCTGGCGGACTTCCTGTATCCTTTACTTGACCCCCGGACAAAGGCCGCATGAGTGCAACCGTGCC
Protein-coding sequences here:
- a CDS encoding ABC transporter permease, translating into MLSQARGGRAVQYLIVLVVAITLNFFLPRLMPGNPLALLAGVDVGLLKPEERAQIIEGAGLDRPLGEQYLRYWGDLLQGDLGYSYRQKRPIVDLLLERLPWTLLLSGAALLLSAVVGITTGAISAWRRARAIDLGLLWTMIVVNSLPSFWLGMLLIAVVAVQLGLLPSFGAVTPASGYSGWTHVVDVLRHAILPVITLSVISVPDIYLTMRYTMLGVLGEDFIRTARAKGLSERRILFAHVIPNALAPVVTVLTLRLGYAFGGAAVIETVFSYPGLGRLIFEAVSGRDYPVMQAAFLLFTVAVLLANLLADFLYPLLDPRTKAA